AGGCGCTCGCCCGCCTCGCGTCTCCCTTCGCCACCGAGGACGTCTCGCCGCTCACGGGCGCGCCGCTCTTGTGCGTGCGCGTCGACGGGCGTGCGCCGACCGACGCGGAGGTCGACGCCGCGTGCGCGACGCTCGCGCGGCTGCCGGCGCCGACGGTCGCGATCGCCGGGCCGGGTGCGCGCGCGACGCCCGCGCTGCGGCGGCTCGTCGACCGCTTCGACGTCGCGCTCGAGTCCGAGGCCGACCTCGCGCGCATCGCGAACGCGGTGCGCGCGCGCCCGCTCGCCGCCGCGGCGCTCGTGCAGCTGCTGCGCATGGGCGAGACGCTCGACGTGCCGCAGGCGCTCGTCGCCGAATCCTTCGTGTACTCGGCGCTGCAGGCGGGCCCCGAGTTCGCGGCGTGGCGCGCCGCGCGCGGCGCGCCGCCGGGGCTCGGCCCGAGCTCGACGCCCGCCGTCCGCGTCGAGCGCTTCCGCGGCACGCTCGCGCTCACGCTCGACCGGCCGCACAAGCACAACGCGTTCTCGAGCGAGATGCGCGATGCGCTCGCCCTCGCGCTGCGCCCGGCGCGCGTCGACCCGGGCGTGCAGGAGATCGTCGTGCGCGGCGCGGGGCGCTCGTTCTGCAGCGGCGGCGACCTCGACGAGTTCGGCACGCTTCCCGACCCGGCGACCGCGCACCTGATCCGCACGACGCGCAACGTCGCGCGCGCGCTGCACGACCTGCGCGACCGCGTGCGCTTCGAGGTGCACGGCGCGTGCATCGGCGCGGGCTGCGAGCTTCCCGCGTTCGCGCGCCGCGTCGTCGCGCGGGAGAGCGCGTTCTTCCAGCTGCCCGAGCTCGGGATCGGGCTCGTGCCGGGCGCGGGCGGCACGGTGAGCCTGCCGCGCCGCATCGGGCGCCAGCGCACGGCCTGGCTCGCGCTCACCGGGCGGCGCATCGACGCGCCGACGGCGCTCGCGTGGGGGCTCGTCGACGAGGTGGTGCTCGAGCCGGGCGTCGAGCGCGACGCGCTCGCCTGATCGCAGCGTCGCGCGGCGCGGCGGTGCGCGGGCGGCTCGCCGCGGGTGTGCGCCGCGTGGTATGACTGGCGCGTGCGCGCGCGCGGCGGCGCCTAACGAGCCCGCGCACGGCGGCTCGAGGCGGCGAAGGCCGGCGAGTGCCGACGAGAACCGCCGGAACCGCCGGAACCGCCGAGAACCGACGAGAACCGACGAGGGAAGGAGGAGTGCGATGCCGGGGCCGCTCGAGGGCGTGAAGGTGGTCGAGCTCGGCGTCTGGGTCGCAGGCCCGGCCGCGGGCGGAATCCTCGCCGACTGGGGCGCGGACGTCGTGA
This genomic interval from Myxococcota bacterium contains the following:
- a CDS encoding enoyl-CoA hydratase/isomerase family protein, whose product is MRVDGRAPTDAEVDAACATLARLPAPTVAIAGPGARATPALRRLVDRFDVALESEADLARIANAVRARPLAAAALVQLLRMGETLDVPQALVAESFVYSALQAGPEFAAWRAARGAPPGLGPSSTPAVRVERFRGTLALTLDRPHKHNAFSSEMRDALALALRPARVDPGVQEIVVRGAGRSFCSGGDLDEFGTLPDPATAHLIRTTRNVARALHDLRDRVRFEVHGACIGAGCELPAFARRVVARESAFFQLPELGIGLVPGAGGTVSLPRRIGRQRTAWLALTGRRIDAPTALAWGLVDEVVLEPGVERDALA